The Gimibacter soli genome includes a region encoding these proteins:
- a CDS encoding lipopolysaccharide biosynthesis protein produces MTSAISALAVRAVATAFGFTVTFLIAHRLGAEANGQYALVTQTGMLLAVLALGGIDLSSIRFLTPASDGKGHLTVSILGRLVLFILSTTSAIGLLFWLGGSRLWDTLFGGVIPIEWGALLVLVIVVRSSERLVSAVLRSQRRFLLGQCLETLFVPTALAFVMIFGWYNEVNALLIINIVVAASATLVGLFFCLRLALAPGEKEEPAIGAMIKSGLPLLGVGLTLVFAEWFALAVAATSFGAAEAGQMRIAWQVSGSLTLILAALNSVFAPKLAAAHKAGDREALGHLCRSITKMTLGLAIPAALLIVLLVKPLLAIVNEETLGAVPVVHVLVISQLTIVLMSNVGTLLAVTGHEKISLRNALVGTVLLVAFGWTMAQFWGLIGLAVGVTIATLWRNIAGTYAVIKYLRLNPFTGRLLDV; encoded by the coding sequence TTGACCTCCGCCATCAGTGCGCTTGCTGTTCGCGCCGTTGCTACTGCTTTTGGATTCACTGTCACATTCCTGATTGCGCATCGTCTGGGCGCCGAGGCCAACGGGCAATATGCGCTCGTGACGCAGACAGGCATGTTGCTGGCTGTTCTGGCACTTGGCGGTATTGACCTTTCATCGATCCGCTTTCTTACACCCGCATCGGATGGCAAGGGGCACCTCACCGTCAGCATTCTTGGCCGACTTGTGCTCTTCATACTGTCGACCACTTCAGCCATTGGCCTGTTGTTCTGGCTGGGCGGCAGCCGTTTGTGGGATACCCTGTTCGGAGGGGTCATCCCGATTGAGTGGGGCGCCTTGCTTGTACTTGTTATCGTCGTACGTTCGTCGGAACGCCTTGTAAGCGCGGTACTCAGGTCGCAGCGCCGTTTTTTGCTGGGGCAGTGCCTGGAAACATTGTTCGTACCGACAGCACTCGCTTTCGTGATGATCTTCGGCTGGTACAACGAGGTAAATGCACTCCTGATCATCAATATCGTGGTTGCTGCATCAGCCACCCTTGTCGGCCTTTTCTTTTGCCTGAGGCTGGCTCTGGCGCCGGGGGAAAAGGAAGAGCCGGCAATCGGGGCGATGATCAAGAGTGGCCTGCCGCTTCTCGGGGTCGGGCTTACGCTGGTATTCGCCGAATGGTTCGCGCTCGCCGTCGCCGCCACCAGTTTCGGTGCAGCCGAAGCTGGCCAGATGAGGATCGCATGGCAGGTCAGTGGCAGCCTTACGCTGATACTTGCGGCCCTCAATTCGGTTTTTGCCCCAAAACTGGCCGCAGCGCACAAGGCAGGAGACCGCGAAGCGCTGGGGCATCTTTGTCGTTCGATCACCAAGATGACGCTCGGGCTGGCCATTCCTGCAGCACTTCTGATCGTTCTTCTCGTCAAGCCACTGCTCGCCATCGTGAACGAGGAGACATTGGGGGCTGTTCCTGTTGTCCATGTACTTGTCATCTCGCAGCTGACCATCGTGCTGATGTCGAATGTCGGCACACTTCTGGCTGTTACCGGACATGAGAAGATTTCCCTGCGGAACGCTCTCGTCGGCACCGTCCTCCTTGTCGCGTTCGGCTGGACCATGGCGCAGTTCTGGGGGCTGATCGGGCTGGCGGTCGGCGTGACGATTGCCACCCTGTGGAGAAACATTGCAGGGACATATGCCGTTATAAAATATCTGCGCCTTAACCCTTTTACAGGACGTTTGCTTGATGTTTGA
- a CDS encoding HlyD family type I secretion periplasmic adaptor subunit, with the protein MTDVPHGQMSALIEEVRQSRFPFVEDKVRIGAVTILAFFGFLLAWSIFAPLSTGAVVTGRVIVEGDKETLQHLEGGIVREILVKNGDKVLAGDPLLVMDPRPAEARVAEVKARQLAFAAQRNRLQAELDGLDAPDFSNLDTTGLNDAAVADILAAEERQFVMRRSLYARQEAAYVNAVTAAQEVYDNTSAQLQNIAGQLKLLDEEISDVDGLLAKGYAPKSRSLALKRAREGAASEQLGLMSQQEQQGQALLATRVELDKFRSERAQEIAKTIQAATVDLVALNAAVRLAEDQRSRAVMRAPRNGTVMNMKVNTVGGVLPAAAAAMELVPEGAQLVVTGQLQAKDAANIGPGLHARISVLAFKSRSTPTIEGKVLTVSPDIVKDERTGTDYYPITIGFDASSLANLEQGETLQPGYPVQVIVETAKQPVLLYLLQPLLSNFTNAFHER; encoded by the coding sequence ATGACTGATGTACCGCACGGCCAGATGTCTGCCCTGATCGAGGAAGTTCGTCAGTCCCGCTTTCCTTTTGTCGAAGACAAGGTGCGGATCGGGGCGGTCACGATCCTTGCCTTTTTTGGCTTTCTCCTCGCCTGGTCGATCTTCGCGCCACTTTCGACGGGTGCCGTTGTCACGGGCCGGGTGATTGTGGAAGGCGACAAGGAAACGCTGCAGCATCTGGAGGGCGGCATTGTCCGTGAAATTCTCGTCAAGAATGGCGACAAGGTGCTCGCTGGTGATCCGCTTCTGGTGATGGATCCGCGCCCGGCCGAGGCCCGTGTGGCGGAGGTGAAAGCGCGGCAACTGGCCTTCGCGGCCCAGCGCAACCGCCTGCAGGCGGAGCTGGACGGCCTTGATGCGCCCGATTTTTCAAACCTTGATACAACCGGCCTCAATGATGCAGCTGTCGCCGATATCCTGGCGGCTGAAGAGCGGCAGTTTGTGATGCGCCGCAGTCTCTATGCCCGTCAGGAGGCCGCTTATGTGAATGCGGTGACTGCAGCGCAGGAGGTCTATGACAATACGTCGGCGCAACTTCAGAATATCGCGGGCCAGCTGAAGCTGCTGGATGAAGAGATTTCCGACGTCGACGGCTTGCTCGCGAAGGGCTATGCGCCGAAATCGCGGAGCCTTGCGCTGAAGCGCGCGCGTGAGGGGGCAGCCTCCGAGCAGCTTGGCCTGATGAGCCAACAGGAGCAACAGGGGCAGGCACTGCTTGCCACCCGCGTGGAGCTTGACAAATTCCGCTCCGAGCGCGCTCAGGAAATCGCCAAGACCATTCAGGCGGCAACTGTTGATCTGGTGGCACTTAACGCCGCGGTGCGGCTTGCCGAGGACCAGCGTTCCCGTGCGGTGATGCGTGCCCCCAGGAACGGCACCGTCATGAATATGAAGGTCAATACCGTGGGTGGTGTGCTGCCGGCCGCTGCCGCTGCAATGGAACTGGTGCCGGAAGGTGCACAGCTTGTGGTCACGGGTCAGCTGCAGGCAAAGGACGCCGCCAACATCGGCCCCGGCCTGCATGCGCGCATTTCGGTCCTTGCCTTCAAGAGCCGTTCGACACCGACAATCGAAGGCAAGGTGCTGACCGTGTCGCCCGACATCGTGAAGGACGAACGCACCGGCACCGACTATTACCCGATCACCATCGGCTTCGATGCATCAAGCCTCGCCAATCTGGAGCAAGGGGAAACCCTGCAGCCGGGTTATCCTGTTCAGGTGATCGTCGAAACCGCCAAGCAGCCTGTGCTGCTTTATCTGCTGCAACCCCTTCTCAGTAATTTCACGAACGCTTTCCACGAGCGCTGA